The Deltaproteobacteria bacterium DNA window TTCGCTATACCCCAGAATTTGCTCCAGCACGTATTGGTTGTCGCGTCCCCATGTGGGGGCCGAGCGCTCGACCACGGCAGGCGTGCGGGACATGCGAAACCGCGAACCCTCGACGGTCACAGGGCCGAGTGTCGCATGGTCGAGCTGGACGAAATGCTTCCGGTGCTGCAACTGCGGGTCTTTCTCCATTTCGTAGAGCGACCGCACTGCGCCAGCGGAAACCCCACGCGATTGGAGCAGTTCCTCGGCCACGAAACGATCGTGCGTGCGCGTCCAGGCCGAGACGATCTCGTCGAGCGGGTCTTGATGAGCCAGCCGTGCTTCCGTAGTGGCGAAGCGTGGATCGTCGAGCAGCTCGGGCTTATTCATAAGCGTGCAGAGTGCGCGCCACTGCTCCTCGGTCTGCACGACGAGGGCCAGCCAGCGATCTTCTCCGAGCGCGGGATAAATGCCATGCGGGGCCAGGTCGAGGTCGCGGTTGCCTCTGCCGCCTTGCACCCGACCGTTGACGGTATAGTCGAGAAGAGCAGGGCCGAGGAAATGCAGCGAGGCTTCGGCTTGCGACTGATCGATATATTGTCCTTGCCCAGTACGACGGCGGTGCTCTAACGCGGCAAGGATCGAGATGGCGGTGAACCGTGGCGAGACGTAGTCGGTATAAGCGCTGAACGGTCCAGCCGGCGGACGATCCGGCCAACTCACGAGATTGAAGAACCCGGAAATCGCTGCCGCTAGATTGCCAAACCCGGCGAAGCGCGCCCATGGTCCGGTTTGTCCCATGAGACACGAACTAATCATGATGATGTCGGGCTTGAGCTGGCGTAGAGATTGGTAGTCCAGTCCCCAGCCTTTCATGGCCCGTGGCGAGAACGATTCTGTCACCACATCCGCCCACTGCACGAGGTCGCGAATGACGCCGCGCCCGGCTTCTTTGGTGAGATCCACGGAGAGACCGTACTTGCCGGCATTGAGGTTTTGGAACAGCGCGGAATTGTCCGGGCCGGGTTTGCGGTTGAGAAAGGGTTGCAACGTGCGGGCGGTGTCGATGCGCCGCTGCGAGTCCACACGGACGACGGTGGCGCCATAGTCGGCGAGGACGCGGGTGCCGGCCGGTCCGGCCATGACCCACATCAGGTCGAGGATTTTGACATCGGAGAGAGGAAGCGAGTTGTTCATATACGGCCTCTTACGGTGTGGTCGTGCTCAAATGACGCCCTGCTGCTGAAGCGTCGTGAGCTGCTGTTCCGTCATGCCAAGCTGGTCGATGTAAATCTCGCGATTGTGCTCGCCCACTAGCGGCGGGCGGCGACGATAGGTGATCGGGCTCTCGCTGAACTTCACGAACGGACCCGGGTAGGTGAAGGTCTGCCCCAGCTCGGGATGCGCTACTTCTTGCCAATAGCCGCGCGCATTCAGTTGCGGGCTGTCCACCACCTCGGCAATCGT harbors:
- a CDS encoding CoA transferase is translated as MNNSLPLSDVKILDLMWVMAGPAGTRVLADYGATVVRVDSQRRIDTARTLQPFLNRKPGPDNSALFQNLNAGKYGLSVDLTKEAGRGVIRDLVQWADVVTESFSPRAMKGWGLDYQSLRQLKPDIIMISSCLMGQTGPWARFAGFGNLAAAISGFFNLVSWPDRPPAGPFSAYTDYVSPRFTAISILAALEHRRRTGQGQYIDQSQAEASLHFLGPALLDYTVNGRVQGGRGNRDLDLAPHGIYPALGEDRWLALVVQTEEQWRALCTLMNKPELLDDPRFATTEARLAHQDPLDEIVSAWTRTHDRFVAEELLQSRGVSAGAVRSLYEMEKDPQLQHRKHFVQLDHATLGPVTVEGSRFRMSRTPAVVERSAPTWGRDNQYVLEQILGYSEEKITELIVAEALE